From Ruminococcus sp. HUN007, a single genomic window includes:
- the rlmN gene encoding 23S rRNA (adenine(2503)-C(2))-methyltransferase RlmN, with product MAEKKDILSMSLAELTETVTGELGEKKFRAGQIYEWLHIKKAVSFDEMTNLSASLRLKLNDTFCIKRLNIVRKLESAIDNTVKYLYGLNDGNIVESVVMEYSFGLSLCVSTQIGCKMGCDFCASAIAGFVRNLTASEILLQKYEAERDLGKKISRVVLMGIGEPLDNYDNVLRFIRLVTAPESDGISMRHVTLSTCGIVPRIRDLAGEDLSINLAVSLHSPDDVSRSRIMPVNRKYDLASLMSACRYYTEKTGRRITFEYAVIENVNSSSADAKKLASLFSGMISHINLIGVNNVKERDYSSSLSHVEKFRNELVKLGVNATVRRKLGTDIEAACGQLRREYERSRGEMIENSQ from the coding sequence ATGGCAGAGAAAAAAGACATACTTTCCATGAGCCTTGCAGAGCTGACAGAGACAGTCACCGGTGAACTGGGTGAGAAAAAATTCAGGGCCGGACAGATCTATGAATGGCTGCACATAAAAAAAGCGGTCAGTTTTGATGAAATGACTAACTTATCAGCCAGTTTAAGACTAAAACTAAATGATACGTTTTGTATAAAACGCCTAAATATCGTCCGAAAGCTTGAATCAGCTATAGATAATACTGTAAAATATCTTTATGGACTTAACGACGGCAATATTGTCGAGTCTGTAGTGATGGAGTACAGCTTCGGACTATCCCTATGTGTATCCACGCAGATAGGCTGTAAAATGGGCTGCGATTTCTGTGCTTCAGCCATAGCCGGGTTTGTAAGAAACCTTACGGCTTCCGAAATACTTCTCCAGAAGTACGAAGCCGAACGTGATCTCGGAAAAAAGATATCACGTGTTGTGCTTATGGGAATAGGAGAACCGCTTGATAATTATGACAATGTTCTGCGGTTCATCAGACTTGTTACAGCACCGGAGTCCGACGGGATCAGCATGAGACATGTTACCCTGTCGACCTGCGGAATAGTTCCGCGGATACGTGACCTTGCCGGTGAGGATCTTTCAATAAATCTTGCTGTGTCGCTTCACAGTCCTGACGATGTTTCACGAAGCAGAATAATGCCTGTGAACAGAAAGTATGATCTGGCTTCGCTCATGTCAGCGTGCAGATACTATACGGAAAAGACAGGACGAAGGATAACCTTCGAATATGCTGTCATTGAAAATGTCAACTCTTCATCCGCTGATGCAAAGAAGCTTGCTTCACTTTTCAGCGGAATGATAAGTCATATAAATCTTATCGGAGTAAACAATGTTAAGGAAAGGGACTATTCCTCTTCCTTATCACATGTTGAAAAGTTCAGGAACGAGCTGGTAAAGCTCGGAGTCAACGCAACTGTGCGCCGTAAGCTCGGCACAGATATCGAGGCGGCATGCGGTCAGCTCAGACGTGAATATGAAAGGTCAAGGGGTGAGATGATTGAAAATAGCCAGTGA
- the pknB gene encoding Stk1 family PASTA domain-containing Ser/Thr kinase, with amino-acid sequence MDKYIGKKLDGRFEIQKLIGSGGMANVYRARDRLDDNGTIVAVKILKREYAENEEFLRRFRNESLAIAQLFHPNIVKIIDVGFRNNSDTQYIAMEYIEGITLKKYMEIEKVLDWQTASYFMLQILRAIGHAHSKGIFHRDIKPQNIMVLEDANIKVMDFGIAKFAKDEGLTTTAQAIGSVHYISPEQARGGETDERSDIYSAGVVFYEMLTGIKPFDNENPISVALMHMQAKAKRPSDVNPKVPEGLENIIMKAIEKDPDRRYASAEEMIADIEKFKLNPGRGSGYSKEEKGNIMEKDKQTNDINSTRSFKSLESDKSSDSLYSDAPAEMPYSYSDTPVVEEEYVEKRSLFIPMLSGIVIVVIIIATIFLAGLLLNYFGGESDFKEFTVNNFVGQEYENAKKLYSKYLVFEVKDTVYSQMPVNTILEQDLEPNSVVKPGHKIHVVLSKGPKMIDVPALDNGFTESQAKAILEEKKFSSQVKLVYSDTVQEGYVIKTEPAANTACKEGSTVLIYISRGKMTTQVKLPDINGKKEAEAKKMLEDLDLVVKTATRNSEMPEGTVVGMDFSPNTVVETGTQITVFVSTGLPAVSTQEITINFPQDAYGTFAFKVFVDGTLNSEHRDVDAKYTSSKNIAISASGAKKEITIYLVNQGNNKEFEIGRYQFSFDESRTRQTISEDINKAFKEVDGIKANQQKESPSPSPSPSPSPSPSPSPSPSPSAAPEDSEPENQEPSDGSEEDAGNDGEQ; translated from the coding sequence ATGGATAAATATATTGGAAAAAAGCTCGACGGACGTTTTGAGATTCAGAAACTTATAGGATCCGGCGGCATGGCCAACGTTTACAGAGCCAGGGACAGACTCGACGATAACGGGACCATTGTTGCAGTAAAGATCCTGAAAAGAGAGTATGCTGAAAATGAGGAGTTCCTCAGACGTTTCAGGAATGAATCGCTTGCAATTGCCCAGCTGTTTCATCCGAACATAGTGAAAATAATAGATGTCGGATTCAGAAACAATTCGGATACCCAGTACATCGCCATGGAATACATAGAGGGAATAACTCTGAAAAAATACATGGAGATCGAAAAGGTGCTCGACTGGCAGACTGCTTCATATTTCATGCTGCAGATCCTCAGAGCGATCGGACATGCACATTCAAAGGGGATTTTCCACAGGGACATAAAGCCCCAGAATATAATGGTGCTTGAAGACGCCAACATAAAAGTCATGGACTTCGGAATTGCAAAATTTGCAAAGGATGAAGGACTCACAACTACAGCGCAGGCTATCGGTTCCGTGCATTACATAAGCCCTGAACAGGCGCGCGGAGGCGAGACAGACGAGCGGAGTGACATTTACTCGGCTGGTGTGGTATTCTATGAAATGCTGACCGGCATCAAGCCGTTTGACAATGAAAACCCGATATCTGTTGCGCTCATGCATATGCAGGCCAAGGCAAAGCGCCCTTCGGATGTTAATCCGAAAGTTCCTGAAGGGCTTGAGAATATTATAATGAAAGCGATCGAAAAGGATCCGGACAGGCGTTACGCCAGTGCCGAGGAAATGATCGCAGATATTGAAAAGTTTAAACTGAATCCGGGCCGAGGTTCAGGATACAGTAAAGAGGAGAAAGGTAATATTATGGAAAAAGATAAGCAGACAAACGATATTAATTCAACAAGGTCGTTCAAGTCTCTTGAATCTGACAAAAGTTCTGACAGTCTCTACAGTGACGCACCGGCTGAAATGCCTTACAGCTATTCCGATACACCTGTAGTGGAGGAGGAATATGTTGAAAAGAGATCACTTTTCATACCGATGCTTTCAGGTATTGTCATAGTTGTAATAATAATTGCGACGATCTTCCTTGCTGGTCTCCTGCTCAATTACTTCGGCGGCGAATCAGATTTCAAGGAATTTACAGTAAACAACTTCGTTGGTCAGGAATACGAAAATGCCAAGAAGCTTTACAGCAAATATCTTGTTTTTGAAGTAAAGGATACAGTTTACTCACAGATGCCTGTCAATACGATCCTTGAACAGGATCTTGAGCCGAATTCAGTTGTAAAGCCGGGTCACAAGATTCACGTAGTTCTCAGCAAGGGACCTAAGATGATCGATGTACCTGCTCTCGACAACGGATTTACAGAATCACAGGCGAAGGCAATTCTTGAAGAAAAGAAATTCTCATCACAGGTAAAACTCGTATACAGTGATACAGTTCAGGAAGGCTATGTTATCAAGACCGAACCTGCAGCAAACACAGCATGCAAGGAAGGATCAACAGTTCTTATCTACATCAGCCGAGGAAAGATGACCACACAGGTAAAGCTTCCTGATATCAACGGTAAAAAGGAAGCTGAAGCAAAGAAGATGCTCGAGGACCTTGACCTTGTAGTTAAGACAGCAACAAGAAACTCAGAAATGCCTGAAGGTACAGTAGTAGGTATGGACTTCTCACCAAATACTGTAGTTGAAACAGGCACTCAGATAACAGTTTTCGTAAGTACAGGTCTTCCTGCAGTTTCAACTCAGGAGATCACGATCAACTTCCCTCAGGATGCATACGGTACATTCGCATTCAAGGTATTCGTTGACGGTACACTCAACAGCGAACACAGGGACGTTGATGCCAAGTACACTTCAAGCAAGAACATTGCGATCAGTGCTTCAGGCGCAAAGAAGGAGATCACAATTTATCTTGTAAACCAGGGCAACAACAAGGAATTTGAAATAGGAAGATACCAGTTCTCATTTGACGAGTCAAGAACAAGACAGACTATTTCGGAAGATATCAACAAGGCATTCAAGGAAGTAGACGGTATCAAGGCAAATCAGCAGAAGGAATCACCATCACCTTCTCCTTCACCATCACCGTCACCATCACCGTCACCTTCTCCTTCACCATCACCGTCAGCTGCTCCGGAGGATTCAGAACCGGAAAATCAGGAACCATCTGACGGCAGCGAAGAAGATGCCGGCAATGACGGAGAACAGTAA
- the rsgA gene encoding ribosome small subunit-dependent GTPase A, which translates to MSSDKTGLIIRSIGGLYTVESPDGIYECVPRGIFRKEGRSPCVGDRVTFSDEKVITDILPRRNHIIRPPLANMDQLIFVVSVCEPAPNLLLLDKFIAIAEYKNIKPVVVITKVDLDRSDNIFSVYTRVGIDVVVIDYSDPDTVQRLKSMLAGKISAFTGNSGVGKSTLLNAIDSTLEIKTGEISKKLGRGRHTTRDSQLYRLESGGYIADTPGFSTFETNKYEIIKKEELSSCFTEFSDFSGNCRFSDCSHTCEKGCAVIQAVKDGLIPESRHESYCQMYEEAKAIKDWEL; encoded by the coding sequence ATGTCATCAGATAAAACAGGACTGATAATCAGGTCCATCGGGGGACTCTATACCGTAGAGTCTCCTGATGGCATTTATGAATGTGTTCCGCGCGGAATATTCAGGAAAGAAGGCCGCAGCCCGTGTGTGGGCGACAGGGTAACTTTTTCAGATGAAAAAGTCATTACTGATATACTGCCGCGCAGAAATCACATTATAAGACCGCCGCTGGCCAATATGGATCAGCTCATTTTTGTAGTGAGCGTATGTGAGCCGGCACCGAATCTTTTACTTCTTGATAAATTTATTGCCATTGCGGAGTATAAGAATATAAAGCCTGTTGTGGTAATAACCAAAGTAGATCTTGATAGATCTGACAATATCTTTTCTGTCTATACCAGAGTCGGAATTGATGTCGTTGTCATAGACTATTCCGATCCGGATACAGTACAGAGACTGAAATCGATGCTTGCCGGAAAAATAAGTGCGTTTACAGGTAACAGCGGAGTTGGAAAATCAACTCTCCTGAATGCCATAGACAGTACACTTGAAATAAAGACCGGTGAGATAAGCAAAAAACTCGGACGAGGCAGACACACCACCAGAGATTCGCAGCTGTACAGGCTGGAGAGCGGTGGTTACATTGCTGACACTCCGGGATTTTCGACTTTTGAGACAAACAAGTATGAAATAATAAAAAAGGAGGAGCTCAGTTCATGTTTTACTGAGTTTTCCGACTTTTCAGGGAACTGTCGCTTCAGTGACTGCTCACACACCTGTGAAAAGGGGTGCGCTGTTATACAGGCAGTGAAAGACGGTCTGATACCTGAAAGCAGGCATGAGAGTTATTGTCAGATGTATGAAGAGGCTAAGGCTATTAAGGATTGGGAACTTTAG
- a CDS encoding Stp1/IreP family PP2C-type Ser/Thr phosphatase, protein MAYAEMKNQDMVVCEIFDDAALIIVCDGMGGENHGKYASTIASEVVRSKFIAGYDRSFASKTLKNLLVSTVTVANSVIFNTSHAEPEKSGMGSTCVAAFIDAKSDTVHIVNVGDSRAYLCRGDTLEQITRDHSFVQLLKDQGKITEEETVNHPKKNMLIRAVGVDREIEVDYFETELQGAKLLICTDGLHGCCTDEEIKNVLSGCDIEEAAKKLVDMALEKGGPDNITLAVAENS, encoded by the coding sequence TTGGCTTATGCAGAAATGAAAAATCAGGATATGGTCGTCTGTGAAATATTCGACGATGCGGCCCTGATAATAGTCTGCGACGGTATGGGCGGGGAAAACCACGGAAAATACGCCAGTACCATTGCGTCAGAGGTGGTAAGAAGCAAGTTTATTGCCGGATATGACCGGTCATTTGCGTCCAAAACCCTGAAAAATCTGCTGGTCTCAACAGTTACAGTGGCTAATTCAGTAATATTCAATACATCCCACGCAGAGCCTGAAAAATCAGGAATGGGGTCAACATGCGTTGCTGCATTTATAGATGCAAAATCCGACACGGTACACATTGTAAATGTCGGCGACAGCAGAGCGTATCTCTGCAGAGGCGATACTCTGGAGCAGATAACCAGGGATCACTCATTTGTACAGCTCCTTAAGGATCAGGGAAAGATCACTGAGGAGGAAACGGTCAACCACCCCAAGAAGAATATGCTCATAAGGGCAGTCGGGGTAGACAGGGAGATCGAAGTTGATTATTTTGAAACAGAGCTTCAGGGAGCAAAGCTGCTCATATGTACTGACGGCCTGCACGGCTGCTGTACTGACGAGGAGATAAAAAATGTGCTTTCCGGCTGTGACATAGAAGAAGCAGCAAAGAAGCTTGTGGATATGGCTCTTGAAAAAGGAGGTCCGGATAACATAACGCTTGCCGTGGCTGAAAACAGCTGA
- the pknB gene encoding Stk1 family PASTA domain-containing Ser/Thr kinase, which produces MDKNIGVILDGRYEVKKRIGVGGMADVYRAFDRLENRDVAVKILKNEYTKNDEFLQRFKNESKAVSMLSHPNIVKVLDVGFNDEMRFIVMEYIDGITLKEYMESQQKLDWKEASHFIIQILRALGHAHDRGIIHRDIKPQNIMMFEDGTIKVMDFGIAKFTYEIGITATAQTIGSVHYISPEQAGGKQTDGASDIYSAGIILYEMLTGIKPFDTDNPLTVALMQMNDDPKMPRSINPDISIGQQEVILKAMEKDPAERYHNAREMIRDIELLRSDPDHVFGYVYKGAPEKHFEESEEEKKDTEDVQNTSGEKAEEETDPMDYDPEEATPNYYIDRKYESESRRKRIARRRAEPVNEEPPEYETPGSGIGMKLATIATVLGMVLGVACIAGFISGILGKKEDDKFIMPELVQKNYSEMVKRYSGDLEITIKGEPQLSQYEADTIIEQSIEQGAQVDKGAKVYVGIANGRNIVPEVNGLDATEACEKINNAGFKVILKPIFNDKVDYDKVIRISPESGTNMEVTKDVTLYVSKGAQDDSQIVPNVVGKKKDEAEKILKDAGFSVEIEEKDDKAPEGEVISQNFPPDTLVNPNEKIVIYVSTGKLPESDVTISLKFPEGAYGVCTFRIFVDNEQTDAIEDINIEGFDEYSIDVTGSEKKTVRIELMNIFTGENAVIGEYKVDFAADKYDTVKDSMKEALEKIGSLNPAETTAAVTTPSPSPSQHHSPSPSAHSPSPSPSPSPSPVVPVTSPEPVHTEPAVVTEEPVVTEHENVPDDPAEEPASPEE; this is translated from the coding sequence ATGGATAAGAATATCGGGGTTATTCTCGACGGCAGATACGAAGTTAAAAAACGTATCGGTGTCGGCGGAATGGCTGATGTGTACAGAGCGTTTGACCGGCTGGAAAACCGGGATGTTGCTGTAAAGATCCTTAAAAATGAATATACAAAAAACGATGAGTTCCTGCAGCGTTTCAAGAATGAATCCAAGGCTGTTTCAATGCTTTCTCATCCGAACATCGTAAAGGTGCTTGATGTTGGATTCAATGACGAGATGCGTTTCATCGTTATGGAATATATTGACGGCATAACTCTGAAGGAATATATGGAGTCCCAGCAGAAACTGGACTGGAAGGAAGCATCACACTTTATTATCCAGATACTCCGTGCCCTCGGACATGCTCATGACAGGGGAATAATACACAGGGACATCAAGCCTCAGAATATTATGATGTTTGAGGACGGAACGATAAAAGTCATGGACTTCGGCATTGCCAAGTTCACTTATGAAATAGGCATAACTGCAACAGCACAGACTATCGGTTCAGTCCACTATATTAGTCCGGAACAGGCAGGCGGCAAGCAGACCGACGGAGCAAGTGATATTTACTCGGCAGGTATAATACTTTATGAAATGCTTACCGGTATCAAGCCGTTCGATACGGATAATCCGCTGACAGTTGCACTCATGCAGATGAATGATGATCCGAAGATGCCGCGCAGCATCAATCCGGACATAAGCATAGGACAGCAGGAAGTAATACTGAAAGCGATGGAAAAGGATCCTGCTGAGAGATACCACAATGCCCGCGAGATGATAAGGGACATTGAACTTCTGCGAAGTGATCCTGATCATGTTTTCGGCTATGTATACAAGGGCGCACCGGAAAAACATTTTGAGGAATCCGAAGAAGAGAAAAAGGACACTGAAGATGTGCAGAATACTTCCGGGGAAAAAGCGGAAGAGGAAACGGATCCGATGGACTATGATCCTGAAGAGGCAACGCCGAACTATTACATTGACAGGAAATATGAAAGCGAATCAAGAAGAAAACGTATTGCCAGACGCAGGGCTGAACCAGTAAACGAGGAGCCGCCTGAGTATGAAACTCCGGGAAGCGGTATCGGCATGAAACTTGCAACAATTGCAACTGTTCTCGGAATGGTACTCGGAGTAGCTTGTATAGCCGGCTTTATTTCCGGCATTCTCGGCAAAAAGGAAGATGACAAGTTCATCATGCCGGAACTGGTACAGAAGAACTACAGCGAGATGGTGAAAAGGTATTCCGGAGATCTTGAAATAACGATCAAGGGAGAACCTCAGCTTTCGCAGTACGAAGCGGATACCATTATCGAACAGAGCATCGAGCAGGGAGCACAGGTCGATAAAGGCGCGAAGGTCTATGTCGGTATAGCAAACGGCAGAAATATCGTTCCCGAAGTAAACGGCCTTGACGCAACTGAAGCGTGCGAAAAGATCAACAATGCCGGATTCAAGGTAATACTGAAACCTATTTTCAATGACAAGGTCGACTATGACAAGGTAATACGTATTTCGCCTGAATCAGGCACTAACATGGAAGTAACCAAGGATGTAACGCTTTATGTAAGCAAGGGAGCACAGGATGATTCCCAGATAGTTCCGAATGTTGTCGGAAAGAAGAAAGATGAAGCTGAAAAGATCCTGAAGGACGCCGGATTCAGTGTTGAGATCGAGGAAAAGGATGACAAGGCGCCTGAGGGTGAAGTCATCAGCCAGAACTTCCCGCCTGACACGCTGGTAAATCCGAATGAAAAAATCGTTATTTACGTAAGTACAGGAAAACTGCCTGAGAGTGATGTTACGATCAGTCTTAAATTCCCTGAAGGCGCATACGGTGTATGTACGTTCAGAATATTTGTTGACAATGAACAGACTGATGCGATCGAGGATATCAACATCGAAGGCTTCGATGAATACAGTATCGATGTTACGGGTTCTGAAAAGAAGACAGTAAGAATTGAACTGATGAACATATTCACCGGTGAAAATGCAGTTATAGGCGAATACAAGGTAGACTTTGCAGCTGATAAATATGACACGGTAAAGGACAGCATGAAGGAAGCTCTTGAAAAGATCGGTTCACTTAACCCGGCTGAAACAACAGCTGCGGTAACAACACCGTCTCCTTCACCTTCACAGCACCATTCACCGTCACCTTCAGCGCACAGTCCTTCACCGTCTCCGTCACCATCACCGTCACCGGTGGTGCCGGTAACTTCTCCGGAACCTGTTCACACTGAACCTGCCGTAGTTACAGAAGAACCTGTGGTAACAGAGCATGAGAATGTTCCTGACGATCCGGCTGAAGAGCCGGCATCGCCTGAAGAATAA
- the rsmB gene encoding 16S rRNA (cytosine(967)-C(5))-methyltransferase RsmB, giving the protein MVNCRKETVKLLSKTFSEDSYSNILLDSVLSSGEMTLQERKFITTLYYGVLERKITLDHIISCFSTRRPERLDPTVLNILRTGIYQIRYMDSVPDNAAVNESVKLTRGFRISSASGFVNAVLRNYLRDPSAVKEPGDELEALSVRYSVSPDIISAVISGYGREFTESFLERLTGKPPVYIRLNSTVADEKMLREAMSKTDPVKSDILPDCYSVGAGVLTHTPAFRKGYFHVQDISSQLACAALAPEPGDKVLDLCSAPGGKSFTMAEMMHGGGKVIAFDLYSHRVRLIEDGAERLHLGNISAFTHDALEYDPSLEGADKVLCDVPCSGFGVMGKKPEIRYKLTCDLEELYDIQYRILCNGAAYLRKGGELVYSTCTLNRNENDGIIDRFLREHEDYEGVSFLEDAGEPFGGYKAVLGASGPDSDGFFISKIRRK; this is encoded by the coding sequence ATGGTAAACTGCAGAAAAGAAACGGTAAAACTTCTTTCAAAGACTTTCAGTGAAGACAGTTACTCAAACATTCTGCTTGACAGTGTGCTCTCGTCCGGCGAGATGACGCTTCAGGAGAGAAAATTCATAACTACACTTTATTACGGTGTCCTTGAAAGAAAAATTACTCTTGATCACATAATATCGTGCTTCAGCACCAGAAGGCCGGAAAGGCTTGATCCTACTGTTCTGAATATACTCAGGACGGGGATATACCAGATCAGATATATGGACAGTGTGCCGGACAATGCAGCTGTTAATGAATCGGTGAAACTTACAAGAGGTTTCCGTATTTCCAGCGCATCCGGATTTGTCAATGCGGTGCTGAGAAACTACCTCAGGGATCCGTCTGCTGTGAAGGAACCCGGGGATGAACTTGAGGCGCTTTCAGTACGTTACTCTGTATCGCCGGATATAATCTCGGCGGTGATCTCAGGTTACGGAAGAGAGTTTACCGAATCGTTTCTTGAACGTCTTACCGGAAAACCTCCTGTTTACATACGTCTTAACAGTACGGTCGCGGATGAAAAGATGCTGAGGGAAGCGATGTCGAAAACAGATCCTGTAAAGTCAGATATTCTGCCTGACTGCTACAGTGTCGGAGCGGGCGTGCTCACGCATACACCCGCATTCAGAAAAGGCTATTTTCATGTTCAGGATATTTCATCACAGCTTGCCTGTGCGGCGCTCGCACCTGAACCCGGAGACAAGGTCCTTGATCTCTGTTCCGCACCGGGAGGCAAGTCTTTTACCATGGCTGAAATGATGCACGGTGGGGGAAAGGTGATCGCATTTGATCTGTACAGCCACCGCGTACGTCTCATTGAAGACGGTGCCGAAAGGCTTCACCTCGGAAATATATCAGCTTTCACTCATGACGCACTGGAATATGATCCTTCACTTGAGGGGGCGGACAAGGTGCTGTGTGATGTACCGTGCTCCGGATTCGGAGTTATGGGAAAAAAGCCTGAAATAAGATACAAGCTTACCTGTGATCTTGAGGAACTTTATGATATTCAGTACAGGATCCTCTGCAACGGTGCAGCTTATCTCAGAAAAGGCGGTGAGCTCGTGTATTCCACATGTACGCTCAACCGGAATGAAAATGACGGTATAATTGACCGTTTCCTTCGCGAGCATGAAGACTACGAGGGCGTGAGCTTCCTTGAAGATGCCGGCGAACCGTTCGGCGGGTACAAGGCTGTTCTTGGTGCTTCAGGTCCTGACAGCGATGGTTTCTTTATTTCAAAGATAAGAAGGAAATGA
- the fmt gene encoding methionyl-tRNA formyltransferase has translation MNIVFMGTPDFAVPSLKALVNAGENVTAVFTQPDKPKGRGYKMIPTPVKEAALEMNIPVYQPLSLRKGEDAETALNILKENAPDLIVVVAYGQILPEAILTLPKHGCINVHGSLLPEYRGAAPMQWCLLNGEKKTGVTTMMMDRGLDTGDMLIKSEIPVGENETFAELHDRLAVCGAETLIETITSLKNGTLERTPQDDSLSTYSPMITKNMSLIDFKEPACKIHNTVRAITGYAFLEGKRIKFFRSVLTGKKSDCEPGTVTGTSSEFLVVCGDGGVIEFTEVQPEGSKRMKAADYLRGSKLQAGIKFTTGE, from the coding sequence TTGAATATAGTTTTTATGGGTACGCCTGATTTTGCAGTTCCTTCGCTGAAGGCTCTTGTAAATGCAGGTGAAAATGTTACAGCTGTTTTCACACAGCCTGACAAACCGAAGGGCCGCGGCTATAAAATGATCCCTACGCCGGTCAAGGAAGCAGCTCTTGAAATGAACATTCCTGTTTATCAGCCGCTTTCACTCAGAAAGGGTGAAGATGCAGAAACTGCGCTGAACATACTGAAGGAAAACGCTCCTGACCTTATAGTTGTAGTAGCGTACGGCCAGATACTTCCGGAGGCGATACTTACACTTCCGAAACACGGATGTATCAATGTTCACGGTTCTCTGCTGCCGGAATACAGAGGTGCTGCTCCGATGCAGTGGTGTCTCCTGAACGGCGAAAAGAAGACAGGTGTTACCACGATGATGATGGACAGGGGACTTGACACCGGAGACATGCTCATAAAGTCTGAAATACCGGTAGGCGAAAACGAGACATTCGCTGAACTTCACGACAGACTTGCCGTATGCGGTGCTGAAACACTTATAGAAACCATCACGTCACTTAAAAACGGCACTCTTGAACGTACGCCTCAGGACGACAGTCTTTCGACATACTCACCTATGATAACCAAAAACATGTCGCTTATTGATTTTAAAGAGCCGGCATGTAAAATACACAATACGGTAAGGGCGATAACCGGATATGCTTTTCTTGAAGGAAAGAGAATAAAGTTCTTCCGTTCAGTGCTTACCGGAAAAAAATCAGACTGTGAACCGGGTACTGTTACCGGGACTTCTTCTGAATTCCTTGTGGTCTGCGGAGACGGCGGGGTAATAGAATTTACAGAAGTACAGCCTGAAGGAAGCAAAAGAATGAAGGCTGCTGATTATCTCAGAGGCAGCAAGCTTCAGGCAGGAATAAAATTCACTACCGGAGAATAG
- a CDS encoding DUF3048 domain-containing protein, whose translation MKMRKVMTAASALILAAMLGSCAGEKAPVIPEQTGTKVTTEKAAETEAAAVTETAVTEVTDSEEPASLVHNPLTGEYGYNPDAVGKRPVAVMINNIDQSLPQYGISSADYIYEIVVEGGITRLMAVFGDYTNVPTLCSIRSCRYYYPLIANGLDAIYCHWGMDMTIAKETLERLGIDRFDGDNSNSGLFYNDENRLEYYAKEHTGCLDGSKLPENIENAGFRTEVKNGGADYMKFADGTEPVDISDEECESMVITFSGSYFSTFTYDGESKTYLKQHSGSPHMDASNDKQLAFTNVFALKTDVSLRDDGYRMDVELNGGEGYYFSGGKVKSINWSKADDNSNFRFTDSETGEELTVNRGKCYIGITPNVSF comes from the coding sequence ATGAAGATGAGAAAAGTCATGACTGCGGCATCAGCTCTGATACTTGCCGCAATGCTTGGGTCTTGTGCAGGGGAAAAAGCACCGGTAATACCGGAGCAGACCGGTACAAAAGTAACTACTGAAAAGGCTGCCGAAACAGAAGCGGCAGCAGTAACGGAAACAGCTGTCACAGAAGTAACGGACAGCGAGGAACCGGCATCGCTTGTCCACAATCCTCTTACAGGTGAGTACGGATATAATCCTGATGCAGTGGGAAAAAGACCGGTTGCTGTTATGATAAACAATATCGATCAGTCACTGCCGCAGTACGGTATAAGTTCAGCGGACTACATTTATGAGATAGTTGTTGAAGGCGGCATAACAAGACTTATGGCAGTGTTCGGTGACTACACAAACGTTCCGACACTCTGCTCCATAAGAAGCTGCCGCTACTATTACCCGCTCATTGCAAACGGACTTGATGCAATTTACTGTCACTGGGGCATGGATATGACAATAGCAAAGGAGACACTTGAACGTCTCGGCATTGACAGATTTGACGGTGACAATTCAAACAGCGGTCTTTTCTATAATGATGAAAACAGACTCGAGTACTATGCAAAGGAACATACCGGATGTCTTGACGGAAGCAAACTTCCTGAGAATATTGAAAACGCCGGATTCCGTACTGAGGTAAAGAACGGCGGAGCCGATTACATGAAATTTGCGGATGGTACTGAGCCTGTGGATATTTCAGATGAGGAATGCGAGAGCATGGTAATAACCTTCTCCGGTTCCTACTTCAGTACATTTACCTATGACGGCGAGTCAAAAACATATCTCAAGCAGCATTCAGGATCACCTCACATGGATGCGTCAAACGATAAACAGCTTGCATTTACCAATGTATTTGCTCTCAAGACGGATGTTTCACTTCGTGATGACGGCTACAGAATGGATGTTGAGCTTAACGGCGGTGAAGGCTACTACTTCTCAGGCGGAAAAGTAAAGTCTATAAACTGGAGCAAAGCGGACGACAACAGCAACTTCAGATTCACCGACAGCGAGACAGGCGAAGAGCTCACGGTAAACCGCGGCAAGTGCTATATAGGAATTACTCCGAACGTTTCGTTCTGA